Proteins found in one Sporosarcina sp. FSL K6-3457 genomic segment:
- a CDS encoding MFS transporter, with protein sequence MKKFIWIASLIYCLNGFGHIIIGTVLEPMVDSYGIHYKDGGQLIMNQFLGFLGGVMFAPLIVNRLGRRTTIFLALLIFALSQFVFGVLPNWNVMLAVAPFAGAGIGVAETIVASLIIGHLKEKKATTLVIVEIFFGVGALAIPVISAFLIMTGVWNFSFTFVAVFASVIMLLWLLLPFGELDPVLKRQPEVLPEDGHKPVKKRYSRRQLPIIATGAVFFFMYVGTEMVLPNYLPTILSKTTNLDASTLALSITVFWAAMTLGRISMTGIIDRIGYSKLFIICCTGQFFTLLMFAYSTSVMFSFISIFLTGLLMGGVFSIGLLIVNETSKGLEEWTTSILMAMGGLGGAFLPRIVGELIDRYPISVTLWALVLCAFILVSLMAVIFYFRKRAIPTIQAN encoded by the coding sequence ATGAAAAAATTCATATGGATTGCTTCACTAATTTATTGTTTAAACGGTTTCGGCCATATCATCATCGGAACTGTTTTAGAACCGATGGTTGATTCATATGGGATTCATTACAAGGATGGCGGACAGCTGATTATGAATCAGTTTTTGGGCTTTTTAGGTGGAGTGATGTTTGCACCGCTTATCGTCAATCGGCTTGGCCGGAGAACAACGATTTTTCTTGCCTTGCTTATTTTTGCTCTTTCCCAGTTTGTGTTTGGTGTTTTACCTAATTGGAATGTGATGTTAGCTGTCGCACCGTTTGCTGGGGCGGGAATAGGGGTTGCGGAGACGATTGTTGCTTCTCTTATTATTGGTCATTTGAAGGAAAAGAAGGCTACGACACTTGTTATCGTTGAAATCTTTTTTGGAGTTGGCGCATTGGCGATTCCAGTCATCTCTGCCTTTTTGATCATGACGGGTGTATGGAATTTTTCGTTTACATTTGTAGCGGTGTTTGCTTCGGTCATTATGCTACTCTGGTTACTTCTTCCGTTTGGGGAATTGGATCCAGTTTTAAAAAGGCAGCCGGAAGTTTTACCTGAAGATGGGCATAAACCTGTGAAAAAACGTTACTCTAGAAGGCAATTGCCGATTATTGCGACGGGTGCGGTGTTTTTCTTTATGTATGTGGGCACTGAAATGGTGTTGCCAAACTACTTGCCGACAATCTTGAGCAAAACAACGAATTTAGATGCTTCCACACTGGCTTTAAGTATTACAGTCTTTTGGGCAGCGATGACACTTGGACGTATCAGTATGACGGGTATCATAGATAGAATAGGCTATAGCAAGCTCTTTATTATTTGCTGTACGGGTCAGTTTTTTACCCTGTTGATGTTTGCTTATTCAACTTCGGTCATGTTTAGTTTTATCTCCATATTCTTGACGGGTTTATTAATGGGAGGAGTCTTCTCCATCGGCCTCTTGATTGTGAATGAAACGTCTAAAGGATTGGAGGAATGGACAACGAGTATACTGATGGCCATGGGGGGATTAGGTGGTGCATTCTTGCCAAGAATTGTTGGCGAACTGATCGATCGTTACCCAATTAGCGTCACCCTATGGGCACTTGTATTATGTGCTTTTATTCTTGTGAGCTTAATGGCCGTTATTTTTTACTTTAGGAAAAGGGCAATTCCTACAATACAGGCTAACTAG
- a CDS encoding GmrSD restriction endonuclease domain-containing protein yields the protein MDKEELELIENPDDDLVHGENIFEKSEDQPHTIDYEEKREQLKSLKILKHTWSLSEIYQKVKAGIIKLDPNYQRKEVWNKDTQSQFIESLFIGIIIPPIYLAEIRPKKALDSITYEVVDGKQRLTSIQNFFDNKLNLTSDLQYYADLFGSKDFEYIEQSFPDEVEKMLSSVIDLYVISQNAHPEIKYDVFARLNRGSIKLTQAELRNAIYASNITDEVREEVKKIEEFGTFATAFSPAEKKRFKNINRVFQSLAYIEQFRNENGVVYFEKYNSRPKDMINTVLQKYQNNTAELKITNKDIPKVVKTVYLLKELLNKSDVIKKAEEEKGLSKSTEYTLDALMPFYKVISESNIDDIINKLYSCQDFLNTFEKSLSTTTNVNARVGVVNDVISKL from the coding sequence ATGGATAAAGAAGAGCTAGAATTGATTGAAAACCCCGACGATGATTTAGTTCATGGAGAAAACATATTTGAAAAATCAGAAGATCAACCACATACTATTGACTATGAAGAGAAGCGTGAACAACTAAAGAGTCTTAAAATATTAAAACACACCTGGAGTTTATCTGAAATATACCAAAAAGTTAAAGCAGGTATTATTAAGTTAGATCCCAACTACCAGAGAAAAGAAGTATGGAATAAAGATACGCAATCCCAATTTATTGAATCATTATTTATAGGAATAATCATTCCACCAATTTATTTGGCTGAAATAAGGCCGAAAAAAGCCCTAGACTCAATTACTTATGAGGTTGTCGATGGAAAACAACGTCTTACATCCATTCAAAACTTTTTTGATAACAAATTAAACTTAACAAGTGACCTTCAATACTATGCAGATCTTTTTGGAAGTAAAGATTTTGAATACATTGAACAGAGTTTTCCTGATGAAGTTGAAAAAATGCTATCTTCAGTTATAGACTTATACGTAATATCACAAAATGCTCATCCAGAAATTAAGTATGATGTATTTGCAAGATTGAATAGGGGAAGCATTAAATTAACCCAAGCTGAACTGAGAAATGCAATTTACGCCTCTAATATAACGGATGAAGTTCGTGAAGAAGTTAAAAAAATAGAGGAATTCGGTACATTCGCAACGGCATTTTCACCTGCTGAGAAAAAGAGATTTAAAAATATAAATAGGGTGTTTCAGTCTCTCGCTTACATTGAACAATTTAGAAATGAGAATGGAGTAGTATATTTCGAAAAGTATAACTCTAGACCAAAGGATATGATAAATACAGTTTTGCAGAAATATCAAAACAATACAGCTGAATTAAAGATAACTAATAAGGACATTCCTAAAGTAGTTAAAACAGTATATTTATTAAAAGAATTGCTTAATAAATCCGATGTAATTAAAAAAGCTGAAGAAGAGAAAGGACTTAGTAAGTCTACTGAATATACTTTAGATGCTTTAATGCCATTTTACAAAGTTATTTCTGAAAGCAATATCGATGACATTATTAATAAATTATACAGTTGCCAGGACTTTTTAAACACATTCGAAAAGTCTTTGTCAACTACCACGAATGTAAATGCCAGGGTAGGTGTTGTAAATGATGTTATCTCAAAGCTCTAA
- a CDS encoding N-6 DNA methylase, with translation MNERITENIIRDAFRNLKYYEDENDIIIEEQKSRISEVKRLLRNANKSGKNGVGYPKFIVSSPSFPDFLIIIDCKADTKYHESKSHNNIASYTVDGVLHYANALSNSFNVIAIAVSGQTIESLKITTLLVSKSSKNGKTLIDENAVPIESIISFDDYMRYAAFDPEVVSNRYSNLMEFSRELHEFMRDHAKLTESEKPLLVSGTLIALKNEVFSKTFDLHKPEKLQQEWMRVIKEEINLADIPNSKKANMTQPYSSIAVHPELGKSSKRYPKGPLNELIRLLNEKVWPFINIYHDFDVVGEFYGEFLKYTGGDKKSLGIVLTPRHITELFAELANLSIFTDKDNVIHADKVLDICTGTGAFLISSMQYLMRKSVTEEQRKFIKESCLIGIEQQPNMYALASSNMILRGDGKANLFQGSCFDEGIIQLVQNHKPNIGMINPPYSQSDEGLHELVFIKQMLDSLESEGIGFAIVPITCATNSHPMKAAILAEHTLEAVMSMPENLFYPVGTVTCIMVFRAHKPHSITNRKTWFGYWKDDGLVKTKHLGRIDLHKKWKHIKNRWVEQYKNRESVPGEAVTHYVTSEDEWCAEAYMDTSFENLNIEDFEKTVQKYALYKMSKNNRLNNDSKSLITVKQSSWKAFRLETLFDIRKGKRLTKANMIPGTTPFIGSTENNNGVTAYIGQEPIHEGNTITVNYNGSVAEAFYQPDAFWASDDVNVLYPKFKMDENIAMYIIAMLKHEKFRYNYGRKWHVERMKNSIIYLPVNNKKDIDFEKIQEFVNSLTYTKFL, from the coding sequence TTGAATGAAAGAATAACTGAAAATATCATTAGAGATGCATTTAGAAATCTGAAATATTATGAAGATGAAAATGATATAATAATCGAGGAACAAAAAAGTAGAATTTCTGAAGTGAAAAGACTATTGAGAAATGCTAACAAGTCAGGAAAAAATGGAGTAGGTTACCCAAAATTCATCGTATCTTCACCGTCTTTCCCAGATTTCTTAATAATCATAGACTGTAAAGCCGATACTAAATATCATGAGAGTAAAAGTCATAATAATATAGCTTCGTACACCGTAGATGGTGTACTACATTATGCAAATGCATTGTCTAATTCTTTTAATGTAATAGCAATAGCTGTAAGTGGTCAAACGATTGAATCTTTAAAAATAACCACACTTCTAGTTTCCAAATCATCTAAAAACGGGAAAACTCTTATAGACGAAAATGCTGTGCCAATTGAAAGCATAATATCTTTTGATGATTATATGCGATACGCTGCCTTTGATCCAGAAGTTGTAAGTAATAGGTATAGTAACTTAATGGAATTTTCAAGAGAATTACATGAATTTATGAGAGATCATGCTAAACTTACTGAAAGTGAAAAACCTTTGCTAGTAAGCGGAACTCTAATAGCACTAAAAAACGAAGTTTTCTCGAAAACATTTGATCTGCATAAGCCAGAAAAATTACAACAGGAATGGATGCGAGTTATCAAAGAAGAGATTAATCTTGCTGATATTCCAAACTCTAAAAAAGCAAATATGACCCAGCCATATTCAAGCATAGCCGTACACCCTGAATTAGGGAAATCGAGTAAAAGGTATCCTAAAGGCCCACTAAATGAGCTTATAAGGCTTTTGAATGAAAAAGTATGGCCATTTATAAATATTTACCATGATTTCGACGTTGTTGGAGAGTTCTACGGAGAGTTCTTGAAATATACTGGTGGCGATAAAAAGTCTTTAGGCATAGTTTTAACCCCAAGACATATAACAGAACTCTTTGCCGAATTGGCTAACCTATCTATATTTACTGACAAAGATAATGTTATTCACGCAGATAAAGTATTAGATATCTGTACAGGGACGGGAGCTTTTTTAATTTCTTCGATGCAATACCTGATGAGAAAGTCAGTCACTGAAGAACAAAGAAAATTCATCAAAGAAAGTTGTCTTATCGGAATTGAACAGCAACCAAATATGTATGCACTTGCTTCGAGTAACATGATTTTAAGGGGAGATGGTAAAGCTAACTTATTCCAAGGCTCCTGTTTCGATGAGGGAATTATTCAATTAGTACAAAACCATAAACCGAATATTGGAATGATCAATCCACCATACTCTCAGTCGGATGAGGGACTGCATGAACTAGTATTTATTAAACAAATGTTAGATTCTTTGGAAAGTGAAGGGATAGGGTTTGCGATAGTTCCTATTACTTGCGCAACAAATAGTCATCCTATGAAAGCCGCCATTTTAGCAGAACATACATTAGAAGCCGTAATGTCTATGCCAGAGAACTTATTTTATCCAGTTGGTACAGTAACTTGTATTATGGTATTTAGAGCACACAAACCTCATAGTATTACAAATAGAAAGACTTGGTTTGGTTATTGGAAAGACGATGGTCTAGTTAAAACCAAACACTTAGGTAGAATAGATTTGCATAAAAAATGGAAGCATATTAAAAATAGATGGGTTGAACAATATAAAAATAGAGAAAGTGTTCCAGGCGAGGCTGTAACACACTATGTTACGAGTGAAGATGAATGGTGTGCCGAAGCCTATATGGATACTAGCTTTGAAAATCTAAACATTGAAGACTTTGAAAAAACTGTTCAAAAGTATGCCCTCTATAAAATGTCCAAAAACAACAGACTTAATAATGATTCAAAAAGCTTAATAACTGTGAAACAATCTTCATGGAAAGCATTCAGACTTGAAACACTTTTTGATATTAGAAAAGGAAAAAGATTGACTAAAGCCAATATGATACCCGGGACAACGCCTTTTATCGGATCTACAGAAAATAATAATGGGGTAACAGCATATATTGGACAAGAACCTATTCATGAAGGTAATACAATTACTGTGAATTATAATGGTTCAGTAGCTGAAGCTTTCTATCAACCCGATGCTTTTTGGGCCTCTGATGATGTGAATGTTCTTTACCCGAAGTTCAAGATGGATGAAAATATAGCTATGTATATTATAGCTATGTTAAAACATGAGAAATTCAGGTATAACTATGGTCGCAAATGGCATGTTGAGAGAATGAAAAACTCTATTATTTATTTACCTGTTAACAATAAAAAAGATATAGATTTTGAAAAAATACAAGAATTTGTCAACTCTTTAACATATACTAAATTTCTATAG
- a CDS encoding PTS sugar transporter subunit IIA, producing the protein MLINEVKLSDIKVNEKAKDWKEAIHIAAQSLVASKKIKPSYVDAMIKAVEENGPYIVITKHIALAHARPEYGVVEQGLSFTTFDEPVPFGSELFDPVKLIITLAATDSESHLDLLSELSDILIDEDKTEKLYVAKNEQEFLEVLQSA; encoded by the coding sequence ATGCTAATTAATGAAGTGAAATTGAGTGATATAAAAGTGAATGAAAAAGCTAAGGATTGGAAAGAGGCTATTCACATAGCTGCTCAATCATTAGTAGCATCTAAAAAAATAAAACCATCCTATGTAGATGCTATGATTAAGGCAGTTGAGGAAAACGGCCCATATATTGTGATAACAAAGCACATTGCACTCGCTCATGCGAGACCTGAATACGGAGTAGTAGAGCAAGGACTTTCTTTTACGACCTTCGATGAACCAGTGCCTTTTGGTTCAGAATTATTCGATCCAGTAAAACTAATTATCACCTTAGCTGCAACAGACTCAGAAAGTCACTTAGATCTTTTATCGGAGTTGTCCGATATTCTAATAGATGAAGACAAAACAGAGAAACTGTATGTCGCTAAAAATGAACAAGAATTCTTGGAAGTACTACAATCCGCTTAA